One genomic segment of Pseudomonas fortuita includes these proteins:
- a CDS encoding efflux transporter outer membrane subunit — protein MKPLILAGLCLSLGACMMVGPDYELPKDAAVQRSDLSGPLRQDADSVVSAPVPEDWWQLYQDQRLNELVRQALSANTELRVAAANIAKARAQVEVAESQGGFNGGVKLGAQRLQESGEAFLQPEKVPVANIGEAIISASYQFDLWGTFKRGTEAAKANADAVQAAADTARITLVADVVKAYTQVCSANEELHIARESLDLQEQSVTLNQRLRDAGRGDETQVTRSQTQFKSLRAELPRFKAERETGMYTLAALLAKPVDQLPAGTVDCAELPHLNQLVPVGDGAALLKRRPDVRQAERQLAAATAYIGVATGALYPDISIGAQVGTIGILENLGEPSTNRWGFGPQISWTIPTNGTRARIRMAEASTQAALANFDGVVLNAIRETQTRLAQYSALLDRRDALAEAEKSAKEAADQTHRYYQAGRESFLADLQATRTYTDMRAQLAAANSQVAMGQIGVFLALGGGWKDTAKP, from the coding sequence ATGAAGCCGCTGATCCTGGCCGGCCTGTGCCTGTCGCTGGGGGCCTGCATGATGGTAGGGCCCGACTATGAGTTGCCCAAGGACGCGGCGGTGCAACGCAGCGACCTGAGCGGCCCGCTACGCCAGGATGCCGACAGCGTTGTATCGGCACCGGTGCCCGAGGACTGGTGGCAGCTTTATCAGGACCAGCGCCTGAACGAGCTGGTACGTCAGGCCCTGAGTGCCAACACCGAACTGCGCGTGGCGGCTGCCAACATCGCCAAGGCCCGCGCCCAGGTTGAGGTGGCCGAGTCGCAAGGGGGCTTCAACGGTGGCGTCAAGCTTGGCGCCCAGCGGTTGCAGGAGTCGGGCGAAGCCTTCCTGCAGCCCGAGAAGGTACCGGTGGCCAACATTGGCGAGGCCATCATCAGTGCCTCGTACCAGTTCGACCTGTGGGGCACCTTCAAGCGCGGCACCGAGGCCGCAAAGGCCAATGCCGACGCGGTCCAGGCCGCTGCCGATACTGCCCGTATCACCTTGGTGGCGGATGTGGTCAAGGCCTACACCCAGGTGTGCTCGGCCAACGAGGAACTCCACATCGCGCGCGAGTCGCTGGACCTGCAGGAACAGAGCGTGACGCTCAACCAGCGCCTGCGCGATGCCGGCCGCGGTGATGAAACCCAGGTCACCCGCTCGCAGACCCAGTTCAAATCCTTGCGCGCCGAACTGCCACGCTTCAAGGCCGAGCGCGAGACGGGTATGTACACCCTGGCTGCGTTGTTGGCCAAGCCAGTAGACCAGCTGCCTGCCGGCACCGTCGACTGTGCCGAGCTGCCGCACCTGAATCAGCTGGTGCCGGTGGGCGATGGCGCGGCCCTGCTCAAGCGCCGCCCGGACGTGCGTCAGGCCGAACGGCAGTTGGCTGCTGCCACTGCCTACATCGGCGTGGCCACCGGGGCGCTGTACCCGGACATCAGCATTGGTGCCCAGGTTGGCACTATCGGCATTCTGGAGAACCTCGGCGAGCCGTCTACCAACCGCTGGGGCTTCGGCCCGCAGATCAGTTGGACCATCCCCACCAACGGCACCCGTGCGCGTATTCGCATGGCCGAAGCCTCTACCCAGGCGGCGTTGGCGAACTTCGATGGCGTGGTGCTGAATGCCATTCGCGAAACCCAGACCCGGCTGGCCCAGTACAGCGCCCTGCTGGACCGGCGTGATGCCTTGGCCGAGGCAGAAAAATCGGCCAAGGAAGCCGCAGACCAGACCCACCGGTACTACCAGGCAGGGCGTGAGTCGTTCCTGGCGGATTTGCAGGCCACGCGCACCTATACCGACATGCGTGCGCAGTTGGCAGCGGCCAATAGTCAGGTAGCCATGGGGCAGATTGGGGTGTTCCTGGCGCTGGGTGGTGGCTGGAAGGACACCGCCAAGCCTTGA
- a CDS encoding efflux RND transporter periplasmic adaptor subunit has protein sequence MKKPLLTLGRVVLTLLVVTFAAVLVWQMVVYYMFAPWTRDGHIRADVIQIAPDVSGLIQKVEVRDNQTVKRGDVLFTIDQDRFTLALRQAKATLGERQETLAQASREAQRNRKLGNLVAAEQLEESQSREARARSAVSEAQVAVDTAQLNLDRSVVRSPVDGYLNDRAPRNHEFVTAGRPVLSVVDSASYHVDGYFEETKLGGIHIGDAVDIRVMGDNTRLRGHVQSFAAGIEDRDRSSGANLLPNVNPAFSWVRLAQRIPVRIAFDEVPQDFRMIAGRTATVSIIEGERP, from the coding sequence ATGAAAAAACCTTTGCTGACCTTGGGCCGTGTGGTCCTGACCTTGCTGGTAGTGACCTTCGCCGCCGTGCTCGTGTGGCAGATGGTGGTGTACTACATGTTTGCCCCCTGGACTCGCGATGGCCACATCCGCGCCGACGTGATCCAGATCGCCCCTGATGTGTCGGGGTTGATCCAGAAAGTCGAGGTGCGCGACAACCAGACCGTCAAACGCGGCGACGTGCTATTCACCATCGACCAGGACCGCTTCACCCTGGCCTTGCGCCAGGCTAAAGCGACGCTGGGCGAGCGCCAGGAAACCCTGGCCCAGGCTTCGCGTGAAGCGCAGCGCAACCGCAAGCTGGGTAACCTGGTGGCCGCCGAGCAACTGGAAGAAAGCCAGTCGCGCGAGGCTCGCGCGCGTTCAGCCGTCAGCGAGGCGCAGGTGGCGGTCGATACTGCCCAGCTCAACCTCGACCGTTCGGTGGTGCGCAGCCCTGTGGACGGCTACCTCAACGACCGCGCCCCGCGTAACCACGAATTCGTTACCGCCGGCCGCCCGGTGCTGTCGGTGGTCGACAGCGCCTCGTACCATGTCGATGGTTATTTCGAGGAAACCAAGCTTGGTGGCATTCACATTGGCGATGCGGTGGACATTCGCGTGATGGGCGACAACACCCGCCTGCGCGGCCATGTGCAGAGCTTTGCCGCCGGCATCGAAGACCGTGACCGCAGCAGCGGCGCCAACCTGCTGCCCAATGTCAACCCGGCGTTCAGCTGGGTGCGTCTGGCCCAGCGTATTCCGGTGCGCATCGCCTTCGATGAAGTGCCGCAAGACTTCCGCATGATTGCCGGGCGCACCGCCACGGTGTCGATCATCGAGGGCGAGCGCCCATGA
- a CDS encoding DUF1656 domain-containing protein, with the protein MIGELDISGVFLPTLLVMMFGTYLLFLGVHAVLVRLHFYRLVWHRALFNVALYAVLLGAVDHFCRNLMLP; encoded by the coding sequence GTGATTGGTGAACTGGATATCAGCGGGGTATTTCTGCCCACGCTGCTGGTGATGATGTTTGGCACCTACCTGTTGTTCCTGGGGGTGCATGCGGTGCTGGTGCGCCTGCATTTCTACCGCCTGGTCTGGCACCGGGCGTTGTTCAACGTTGCTCTGTATGCCGTGCTGCTTGGCGCGGTGGACCACTTTTGCCGAAACCTGATGCTGCCATGA
- a CDS encoding FTR1 family protein: MFSFAFPSRLAMKTPSRLLAWLPALLLGPVLALCSTLALAESPAEAGKALHLLDYIGADYPPTVQGGKVIDEGEYREQQEFSAVLADLVKALPANTEQAALEQGVQTLRQAIDQRQEGTAVARQARQLGARLAVAYEVSQAPVITPDPARGAALYAQNCSICHGDAGAGDGPAGVGLEPAPANLRDVARLDQLSLFDLYNTLALGIDGTEMPSFADQLDDRQRWDVAAYIASFTAKPEAGKGDKTWNLADLARQTPAEVAANEGSAVVEAFRAQRAQPPQVKRGPAQLLEYTASTLDKSLAAYRAGDHDQAYDLSVAAYLEGFELVESSLDNIDTQARKDTEKSLMAYRQSLQDGLPVAQAEQRLAEAKSKLGQAAKLLGSDGLSWSLSYISGLLILLREGLEAILVLAAILAFLRNTGQQSAVRSVNIGWGLALVAGFATWALAAYVIDVGGAQRELLEGCTALFAAVMVLWLGVWMHDRRHAAAWKDYIKSSLVSGGGRFGFAMLAFFSVYRELFEVILFYETLWLQAGPAGHQAVLAGGATALVLLVGLAWVILRGSAKLPLTLFFSINAALLCALSVVFAGHGVKALQEAGVLGTRPVAFFEFDWLGIHADAYSLSAQAVALLAIVFLYGRSWLVEKRRATAN, translated from the coding sequence ATGTTCTCTTTCGCATTCCCTTCGAGACTGGCCATGAAAACCCCTTCACGTCTGCTTGCCTGGTTACCGGCTTTATTGCTCGGCCCGGTGCTGGCGCTGTGCAGCACCCTGGCGCTGGCCGAGTCCCCCGCCGAGGCCGGCAAAGCCCTGCACCTGCTGGACTACATCGGCGCCGACTACCCGCCGACCGTACAAGGCGGCAAGGTGATCGACGAGGGCGAATACCGCGAGCAACAGGAATTCAGCGCGGTATTGGCCGACCTGGTCAAAGCCCTGCCCGCAAATACCGAGCAAGCCGCCCTGGAGCAGGGCGTCCAGACGTTACGCCAGGCCATTGATCAGCGTCAGGAGGGCACCGCTGTCGCCAGGCAGGCCCGCCAGCTGGGCGCGCGGCTGGCAGTGGCCTACGAGGTCAGCCAAGCCCCGGTGATTACCCCGGATCCGGCCCGCGGCGCTGCGCTGTATGCGCAAAACTGCTCGATCTGCCACGGCGACGCAGGCGCAGGCGACGGCCCCGCTGGCGTGGGCCTGGAGCCAGCTCCCGCCAACCTGCGCGATGTCGCGCGTCTGGACCAGTTGAGCCTGTTCGACCTCTACAATACGCTGGCCCTGGGCATCGACGGCACCGAAATGCCGTCGTTTGCCGACCAGCTGGACGACCGCCAGCGCTGGGACGTGGCCGCGTACATCGCCAGCTTCACCGCCAAGCCGGAAGCGGGCAAGGGCGACAAGACCTGGAACCTTGCCGACCTGGCCCGGCAGACTCCGGCCGAAGTCGCCGCTAACGAAGGCAGCGCGGTCGTGGAGGCGTTCCGTGCCCAGCGTGCCCAGCCGCCGCAAGTCAAGCGTGGCCCGGCGCAACTGCTTGAATACACCGCCAGCACGCTGGACAAAAGCCTGGCGGCCTACCGCGCAGGTGACCACGACCAAGCCTATGACCTGTCGGTAGCGGCCTACCTGGAAGGTTTCGAGCTGGTGGAAAGCTCGCTGGACAACATCGACACCCAAGCGCGTAAGGACACCGAAAAATCCCTGATGGCTTACCGCCAATCGCTGCAGGACGGGCTACCCGTTGCCCAGGCCGAGCAGCGTCTGGCCGAAGCCAAGAGCAAGCTCGGCCAGGCCGCGAAGCTGTTGGGCAGCGATGGCCTGAGCTGGTCGCTGAGTTATATCTCCGGTTTGCTGATCCTGCTGCGCGAAGGCCTGGAGGCGATTCTGGTGCTGGCGGCGATCCTCGCCTTCCTGCGTAACACCGGGCAGCAGTCGGCGGTCCGCAGCGTCAACATCGGGTGGGGGCTGGCGCTGGTTGCCGGTTTCGCAACCTGGGCGCTGGCGGCCTATGTGATCGATGTGGGCGGCGCCCAGCGCGAGCTGCTGGAGGGCTGCACGGCGCTGTTCGCTGCGGTGATGGTGCTATGGCTCGGTGTATGGATGCATGACCGCCGCCACGCTGCCGCCTGGAAGGACTACATCAAAAGCAGCCTGGTCAGCGGCGGCGGGCGCTTTGGCTTTGCCATGCTGGCGTTTTTCTCGGTGTACCGCGAACTGTTCGAAGTGATCCTGTTCTACGAAACCCTGTGGTTACAGGCCGGCCCTGCCGGGCACCAGGCGGTGCTGGCGGGTGGCGCCACGGCGCTGGTGCTGCTGGTGGGCCTGGCCTGGGTGATCTTGCGCGGTTCTGCCAAGCTGCCGCTGACGCTGTTCTTCAGCATCAACGCCGCGCTGCTGTGCGCGCTGTCAGTGGTGTTTGCCGGGCATGGCGTGAAGGCGCTGCAAGAAGCCGGGGTGCTGGGCACACGGCCGGTGGCGTTCTTCGAGTTCGATTGGCTGGGCATTCACGCTGATGCCTACTCGCTGTCGGCACAGGCGGTGGCCTTGCTGGCCATCGTGTTCCTGTATGGGCGCTCGTGGCTGGTGGAAAAGCGCAGGGCTACTGCCAACTGA
- a CDS encoding TIGR02647 family protein: MSFTPDLIAELEVLALFKHDSSQEGIKINSNAAPALVAAAQRLHEKGLTDQPDGGYLTSLGHDAVDSVQLLQNILKAPQPA; the protein is encoded by the coding sequence ATGTCCTTTACCCCCGATCTGATCGCTGAACTGGAAGTACTCGCGCTGTTCAAACACGACAGCAGCCAGGAAGGCATCAAGATAAACAGCAACGCCGCCCCTGCCCTGGTCGCCGCTGCGCAACGCCTGCATGAAAAGGGGCTGACCGATCAACCCGATGGCGGCTACCTGACCAGCCTGGGTCACGACGCCGTTGACAGTGTCCAGCTGCTGCAGAACATCCTCAAGGCGCCACAACCGGCCTGA